One window from the genome of Malus domestica chromosome 01, GDT2T_hap1 encodes:
- the LOC103439225 gene encoding leucine-rich repeat receptor-like protein kinase TDR encodes MKVPSFSSSSFPLSLLFFFSLQTSITLCSSSSNSSVSFQLIALLSLKSSLKDPLSSFHDWVSPNSHPNGGVSGWCSWSGVKCQPDTSQVVSLDLSRRNLSGQIPPQIRHLSSLIHLNLSGNAFNGPLQPAMFELDNLRILDISHNDFKSDFPPGISKLRFLRVFTAYSNSFTGPLPQEFVKLRYLEQLNLGGSYFDGKIPEGYGTFPKLKLLYLAGNALNGSIPPQLGSLSELTRMEIGYNEYSGGFPIELGMLSNLTYLDVSNAFLSGALPPELGNLTMLDTLLLFKNRFSGFIPATIGLLQRLKTLDLSDNQLSGSIPPGIGTLKELTMISLMNNFLVGEIPEKIGELPNLENLLLWNNSLTGLLPQGLGFSGKLLRVDVSSNSLTGPIPPNLCDGNKLQKLILFSNRFTDPLPKTLANCTSLFRLRIQNNQINGSVPTGFGLLPNLTYVDFSGNNFTGTIPEDLGNAEALSYLNISLNPLHSVLPSNIWRAPNLQIFSASSGHLTGKIPDFIGCQSLYKIELQRNDFNGSIPWDIGHCEKLLSLNLSRNSLTGIIPWEISALPSITDLDLSRNFLSGTIPSNFENCSTLESFNVSFNLLTGPIPASGSIFPNLHPSSFLGNKGLCGGVLGKPCDTLSAGAMEVRGHEQPKKTAGAIVWIMAAAFGIGLFVLIAGTRCFRANYSRRMDESQQIGPWKLTAFQRLNFTADDVLECLEMSDKIIGMGSTGTVYRAEMPGGEFIAVKKLWGKQKENNSDLIRRRRGVLAEVDVLGNVRHRNIVRLLGCCCNRDITMLLYEYMPNGNLDDLLHGKNKAQNLGADWVTRYKIALGVAQGICYLHHDCNPVIVHRDLKPSNILLDSEMEARVADFGVAKLIQSDESMSVIAGSYGYIAPEYAYTLQVDEKSDIYSYGVVLMEILSGKRSVDAEFGDGNSIVDWVRSKIKTKDGINDILDKNAGAGCAPVREEMMQMLRIALLCTSRNPADRPSMRDVVLMLLEAKPKRKVLGNVGHGHNGSGCAEYHEIPLPQKPSVEC; translated from the exons ATGAAAGTACCTTCcttttcctcctcctccttccctctctctctcctcttcttcttctctctccaaACCTCCATAACTCTCTGCTCTTCTTCCTCTAATTCTTCTGTGTCCTTCCAGCTCATTGCTCTGCTCTCCCTCAAATCCTCCCTCAAAGACCCTCTCTCCTCCTTCCACGATTGGGTTTCCCCCAATTCCCACCCAAACGGCGGCGTCTCCGGTTGGTGTTCGTGGTCCGGCGTCAAATGCCAACCCGACACCTCCCAAGTCGTTTCCCTCGACCTCTCCCGCCGCAACCTCTCCGGCCAAATCCCACCACAAATCCGCCACCTTTCTTCCCTAATCCACCTCAATTTGAGCGGCAACGCCTTCAACGGCCCTCTCCAGCCCGCCATGTTCGAGCTCGACAACCTCAGGATCCTCGACATCAGCCACAACGACTTCAAGTCGGATTTCCCGCCCGGGATTTCGAAGCTCAGGTTTTTAAGAGTCTTTACCGCTTACAGTAACAGCTTCACTGGCCCATTGCCTCAAGAATTCGTCAAGCTCCGCTACCTCGAGCAGCTCAACCTCGGTGGAAGTTACTTCGATGGTAAAATCCCAGAAGGGTACGGAACATTCCCCAAGTTAAAATTGCTCTACCTCGCCGGAAATGCACTCAACGGTTCAATTCCGCCGCAATTGGGTTCCTTATCGGAGCTGACTCGGATGGAGATCGGGTACAACGAGTATTCAGGTGGGTTTCCTATAGAACTCGGAATGCTGTCAAATCTCACGTACTTGGACGTCTCCAACGCCTTTCTCTCCGGCGCTCTCCCGCCGGAGCTTGGCAACTTAACCATGCTTGACACATTGCTGCTCTTCAAGAACCGATTTTCAGGCTTTATCCCAGCAACTATCGGCCTCTTACAGAGACTGAAGACACTCGACTTGTCGGATAATCAGCTTTCCGGCTCAATCCCGCCGGGAATTGGTACATTGAAAGAGCTGACCATGATAAGCTTGATGAACAACTTTCTCGTCGGAGAAATCCCGGAAAAAATCGGAGAGCTGCCCAACTTAGAAAACCTCCTCCTCTGGAACAATTCGCTGACGGGTCTCCTTCCCCAGGGCTTAGGATTCAGCGGGAAGCTCCTGCGAGTCGATGTCTCCTCCAATTCTCTCACCGGCCCGATCCCGCCAAATCTCTGCGACGGCAACAAGCTCCAAAAGCTCATACTTTTCTCCAACCGGTTCACCGACCCTCTTCCCAAAACCTTAGCAAACTGCACTTCTCTGTTCAGACTCCGAATCCAGAACAACCAAATCAACGGGTCGGTTCCGACGGGTTTCGGGTTATTACCCAATCTAACCTACGTCGATTTCAGCGGCAACAATTTCACAGGCACGATCCCGGAAGATCTCGGCAATGCCGAAGCTCTCAGTTACTTGAACATTTCGCTGAACCCATTGCACTCAGTCCTTCCGTCAAACATCTGGCGCGCACCAAATCTGCAGATCTTCTCTGCTAGCTCCGGCCACCTCACAGGAAAAATCCCCGACTTCATCGGCTGCCAAAGCCTGTACAAGATCGAACTTCAACGTAACGACTTTAACGGCTCGATCCCATGGGACATCGGGCACTGCGAGAAGCTTCTCAGCTTGAATCTAAGCCGCAATTCTCTCACCGGCATTATCCCATGGGAAATCTCCGCTTTGCCCTCCATCACCGACCTCGACCTCTCCCGGAACTTTCTCTCCGGCACGATCCCGTCCAACTTCGAGAACTGTAGCACGTTGGAGAGCTTCAACGTTTCGTTTAATTTGTTGACCGGTCCGATCCCCGCGTCCGGTTCCATTTTCCCGAATCTCCATCCGTCGTCGTTTTTGGGGAATAAAGGATTATGTGGCGGCGTTTTGGGGAAGCCCTGTGACACCTTGTCGGCCGGAGCCATGGAGGTTCGCGGCCACGAGCAGCCGAAGAAGACGGCGGGCGCGATAGTGTGGATCATGGCGGCTGCTTTCGGTATCGGGCTTTTTGTTCTCATCGCTGGCACCCGCTGCTTCCGCGCGAATTACAGCCGCCGGATGGACGAGAGTCAGCAGATTGGACCGTGGAAATTAACCGCTTTCCAGCGGTTAAATTTCACGGCGGATGATGTGTTGGAGTGTTTGGAGATGAGCGATAAGATTATAGGGATGGGGTCCACGGGGACGGTTTATAGGGCGGAAATGCCAGGTGGCGAGTTCATAGCCGTTAAGAAGCTGTGGGGAAAACAGAAGGAGAACAATAGTGATCTGATCCGACGGCGGAGAGGGGTCCTGGCTGAGGTGGACGTGTTGGGGAACGTGAGGCACAGGAATATAGTAAGGTTGTTAGGGTGCTGCTGCAACAGAGACATCACTATGCTGCTCTACGAGTACATGCCCAACGGGAATTTGGATGATTTGTTGCATGGCAAAAACAAGGCGCAGAATTTGGGTGCGGATTGGGTCACGAGGTACAAGATCGCCCTCGGCGTGGCGCAGGGGATTTGTTACCTGCACCACGACTGTAACCCCGTGATCGTGCACCGTGATCTTAAGCCGAGTAATATCTTGTTGGATAGTGAGATGGAGGCCAGAGTGGCGGATTTTGGGGTGGCTAAGTTGATCCAAAGCGATGAGTCCATGTCCGTCATTGCCGGCTCCTATGGCTACATTGCTCCAG AATATGCTTATACCCTACAAGTGGATGAAAAGAGTGACATATACAGTTATGGTGTGGTGTTGATGGAGATTTTAAGCGGGAAAAGATCGGTGGACGCCGAGTTCGGAGATGGGAACAGCATAGTGGATTGGGTTAGGTCGAAGATCAAGACGAAGGACGGGATCAACGATATTTTGGACAAGAATGCCGGGGCGGGTTGTGCGCCGGTGAGGGAGGAGATGATGCAGATGCTTAGGATTGCTTTGCTCTGCACGAGCCGGAACCCGGCGGACCGGCCGTCGATGAGGGACGTGGTGTTGATGCTGCTTGAGGCCAAGCCCAAGAGGAAGGTCCTAGGCAATGTTGGGCATGGTCACAATGGGAGTGGTTGTGCTGAATATCATGAGATTCCCTTGCCTCAGAAGCCGTCGGTGGAATGTTAA